A single window of Fischerella sp. PCC 9605 DNA harbors:
- a CDS encoding Hsp70 family protein yields the protein MAIAIDFGTSNTVIARWNPITQEPETLNLPGLSVQQSLNPPLIPSLVYVEDAAKAQVLVGQQVRDRGLDLKNDPRFFRTFKRGIGTDIQGFLPELDGQIVTFEQVGQWFLNQVIQELAPMQGGVESLVLTVPVDSFEAYRYWLGKVCQALPVEQVRMLDEPTAAALGYGMADQEIILVIDFGGGTLDLSLVQLDKSVKLASKPVGFLLKFGNKSLAEDSKQKVKTARVLAKAGQNLGGSDLDNWIVDHFAQTQGLAVSPLTMRLAEKVKIQLSAQTQASEVYFNDETFESYELELNRETLESILRDHAFFERLDDSMTQLLQQARRQGIEVADINAVLLVGGTVQIPSVQTWVRQYFEPEKIRCDRPFEAIAQGALQVTQGVEIKDFLYHSYGIRYWDRRNHRHSWHPIIRAGQPYPMSQPVQLVLGASVESQPSIELIMGELGADTGGTEVYFDGDRLITRRLDSGVTSVKPLNDKDGARTIANLTPPGFPGSDRIKIQFLVDDQRFLRITVEDLLTNETLLENQLVAQLS from the coding sequence ATGGCGATCGCAATCGATTTTGGTACAAGCAACACAGTTATTGCTCGTTGGAATCCTATCACCCAAGAGCCAGAAACGTTAAATCTACCGGGTTTATCAGTGCAACAAAGTCTCAACCCGCCACTGATTCCCAGTTTGGTATATGTGGAAGATGCTGCGAAAGCGCAAGTTTTAGTAGGGCAACAAGTGCGCGATCGCGGTTTAGACTTAAAAAACGATCCGCGATTTTTCCGCACCTTTAAACGCGGGATTGGCACGGATATCCAAGGTTTTTTACCCGAATTAGACGGGCAAATAGTTACTTTTGAACAAGTCGGGCAATGGTTCCTCAACCAAGTGATTCAAGAATTAGCACCCATGCAAGGTGGGGTAGAATCACTGGTTTTAACCGTACCTGTAGATAGCTTTGAAGCTTATCGTTATTGGTTGGGCAAAGTTTGTCAAGCACTACCAGTAGAACAGGTGCGGATGCTGGATGAACCCACAGCCGCCGCTTTGGGTTATGGTATGGCAGACCAAGAAATTATCTTGGTGATTGACTTTGGCGGCGGTACGTTGGACTTGTCCTTGGTACAGTTGGATAAAAGTGTCAAATTAGCTAGTAAACCTGTTGGGTTTTTGCTGAAATTTGGAAATAAATCTTTAGCAGAAGACTCGAAGCAAAAAGTAAAAACTGCCCGCGTCTTAGCAAAAGCTGGGCAAAATTTGGGTGGTTCCGATTTAGACAATTGGATAGTTGATCACTTTGCCCAGACTCAAGGTTTAGCAGTCAGTCCTTTGACAATGCGACTGGCTGAGAAGGTGAAGATTCAATTGTCAGCGCAAACCCAGGCGAGTGAAGTTTATTTTAATGATGAAACGTTTGAAAGTTACGAGTTGGAATTAAACCGCGAGACTTTGGAAAGTATCCTTAGAGACCACGCCTTTTTTGAGCGGCTTGATGATTCGATGACTCAGCTATTGCAGCAAGCACGACGCCAAGGCATAGAAGTTGCAGATATTAATGCTGTGTTGTTGGTGGGTGGCACGGTACAAATACCGTCAGTGCAGACATGGGTAAGGCAATATTTTGAACCAGAAAAAATTCGTTGCGATCGCCCGTTTGAAGCCATTGCCCAAGGCGCTTTACAGGTTACTCAAGGCGTTGAAATCAAAGATTTTCTTTACCACAGCTACGGCATTCGCTACTGGGATCGACGTAATCATCGTCACAGTTGGCATCCGATCATTAGAGCTGGGCAACCTTATCCGATGAGTCAACCAGTGCAGTTAGTTTTGGGTGCTTCTGTGGAAAGCCAGCCCAGCATAGAATTAATTATGGGGGAATTGGGAGCAGATACGGGCGGTACGGAAGTTTATTTTGATGGCGATCGCCTAATTACTCGCCGTCTCGATAGCGGTGTAACTAGCGTTAAACCCCTCAACGATAAAGATGGGGCGAGAACAATTGCCAACCTGACACCACCAGGGTTTCCAGGGAGCGATCGCATTAAAATCCAGTTTTTAGTTGACGATCAGCGCTTTTTGCGAATTACCGTTGAGGATTTGCTGACGAATGAAACCCTGTTAGAAAATCAACTCGTAGCGCAGTTGAGTTAG
- the uvsE gene encoding UV DNA damage repair endonuclease UvsE, which yields MASIELDNLSLVPPKPQNTTPYLGLVCITFSKEVRFRTITRTRYLQLSEGQRASTLRELYRDNLQRLDGALTFCQKHDIRLYRMSSALFPMSDLEDEVGANILEEMSADLAKIGQRAEKLGIRMVLHPDQYVVLSSDSSQVVATSIKILERHARTMDLLGLPCSPYSAMNIHGGKSQRPEQLIKVILELPENIKSRLTLENDEYAYSASEILEVCQRAGVPMVFDAHHHICHENLDSYDDASVAEMFYAAQQTWANPEWQMVHISNGEEAFKDRKHSDLITVMPSVYYKAPWIEVEAKHKEEAITHLRSWWLINNNFSWK from the coding sequence ATGGCCTCAATTGAGTTAGACAATCTCTCATTAGTACCGCCCAAGCCGCAAAACACTACGCCTTACTTAGGGCTAGTTTGCATTACTTTCTCTAAAGAGGTGCGCTTTCGGACGATTACGCGCACGCGCTACTTACAACTGAGTGAAGGACAACGCGCTAGCACCCTCAGAGAACTTTATCGGGATAACTTGCAGCGTCTGGATGGGGCATTAACTTTTTGTCAAAAGCACGATATTCGACTTTATCGTATGTCCTCTGCACTATTTCCGATGAGTGACTTGGAGGATGAGGTCGGTGCAAATATATTAGAGGAAATGAGCGCTGATTTAGCTAAAATTGGGCAGCGGGCAGAAAAATTGGGGATCAGAATGGTGTTGCACCCCGATCAATACGTGGTGTTAAGTTCTGATTCATCACAAGTAGTGGCAACAAGCATCAAAATTTTAGAACGACACGCCCGAACAATGGATTTGTTAGGTTTACCTTGTTCGCCTTATTCAGCGATGAATATTCACGGTGGCAAATCTCAACGTCCCGAACAATTAATAAAAGTCATTTTAGAACTACCGGAAAACATTAAAAGCCGCTTGACTTTGGAAAATGATGAATATGCCTACAGTGCCAGTGAAATTTTAGAAGTTTGCCAACGTGCTGGTGTGCCAATGGTATTTGATGCCCATCACCACATCTGCCACGAAAACCTAGACAGCTACGATGATGCGAGTGTGGCAGAAATGTTTTATGCTGCCCAACAAACTTGGGCTAACCCTGAGTGGCAGATGGTACATATTTCCAACGGTGAAGAAGCTTTCAAAGATAGGAAGCACAGTGATTTAATTACCGTTATGCCGAGTGTCTATTACAAAGCACCTTGGATCGAAGTTGAAGCCAAGCACAAAGAAGAAGCCATTACCCATTTGCGCTCTTGGTGGTTAATAAACAATAATTTTTCTTGGAAGTAA
- a CDS encoding DUF4082 domain-containing protein produces the protein MQHAQWRNQRTIMRIVGIVLLAGLLPNGLHSQSAFADTQTYSLWGSPNNSVDPDTKPVEVGVKLRSDVDGEISAVRFYRAVPISSGYKVHIWSETGDLLGKGALIEGQAPTPGWQTVQLYPPIPIKAGQTFIASYYASQGKYTVTENFFNNTTVKNGPLHALPDDEKSGNGVYTYDVGIEGGFPNQTYRSSNYWVDVVFKPTTLTE, from the coding sequence ATGCAACACGCTCAGTGGCGAAATCAACGCACTATCATGCGTATTGTTGGTATAGTTCTGCTGGCTGGATTATTACCTAATGGTTTGCACTCACAGTCGGCATTTGCAGATACGCAGACTTATTCGTTGTGGGGTTCGCCGAACAATTCAGTTGACCCCGATACCAAACCCGTAGAAGTAGGAGTAAAGTTGCGTAGTGATGTGGACGGCGAAATCAGCGCCGTCCGGTTCTACCGGGCTGTACCGATTAGCAGTGGTTATAAGGTTCATATTTGGAGTGAAACAGGTGATTTGCTGGGTAAAGGAGCACTCATCGAAGGCCAGGCACCGACTCCTGGTTGGCAGACGGTTCAGTTGTACCCACCAATTCCGATCAAGGCAGGGCAAACCTTCATTGCTTCCTACTATGCAAGTCAAGGCAAGTATACGGTTACTGAAAACTTCTTTAATAACACCACTGTCAAGAATGGGCCACTGCACGCACTGCCCGATGATGAAAAAAGCGGCAATGGTGTATACACTTACGACGTAGGTATAGAGGGCGGCTTTCCTAACCAGACCTATCGTAGCAGCAATTACTGGGTCGATGTCGTCTTCAAGCCAACGACACTTACCGAATAA
- a CDS encoding ABC transporter ATP-binding protein, with protein MTNDYLLEVQNVHAGYIKDVDILQGVNFCVYPGELVTVIGPNGAGKSTLAKAIFGLLTPHTGTITFKGENITGLKSNQIVQRGMCYVPQIANVFPSLTVEENLEMGAFVRDVPLQPLKDKIFTMFPRLSDRRRQRAGTLSGGERQMLAMGKALMLEPSLLLLDEPSAALSPILVTQVFEQIKEINRGGTAIVLVEQNARKALEMAHRGYVLESGRDAITGPGLELLNDPKVGELYLGASKAH; from the coding sequence ATGACTAATGACTATTTATTAGAAGTTCAAAATGTCCATGCTGGATATATAAAAGATGTAGATATTCTGCAAGGTGTAAATTTTTGTGTTTACCCTGGGGAACTGGTGACAGTGATTGGCCCCAATGGTGCAGGTAAATCAACTTTGGCAAAAGCCATTTTTGGGTTATTAACTCCCCATACAGGCACAATAACCTTCAAAGGAGAAAATATCACTGGGCTAAAGTCGAATCAAATCGTGCAGCGGGGGATGTGTTACGTACCGCAAATTGCTAATGTCTTTCCTTCCCTGACAGTGGAAGAAAACCTGGAAATGGGTGCTTTTGTGCGTGATGTGCCTCTGCAACCACTCAAAGACAAAATATTTACCATGTTTCCCAGGCTTAGCGATCGCCGTCGCCAACGTGCTGGTACTCTCTCGGGTGGTGAACGTCAGATGTTGGCGATGGGTAAAGCTTTGATGCTAGAACCCAGCTTGCTGCTTTTGGATGAACCTTCCGCCGCTTTGTCTCCGATTCTGGTAACTCAGGTGTTTGAGCAGATTAAAGAAATTAACCGAGGAGGCACAGCAATTGTACTGGTAGAGCAAAATGCTCGTAAGGCTTTAGAAATGGCTCACCGGGGTTACGTGTTGGAGTCTGGACGTGACGCAATTACAGGCCCTGGTCTGGAATTATTAAATGATCCGAAAGTAGGCGAATTGTATCTGGGAGCAAGTAAGGCGCATTAA
- a CDS encoding indolepyruvate ferredoxin oxidoreductase subunit alpha gives MPHTIVTEVCEGVADCVDACPVACIHPGPGKNVKGTDWYWIDFATCIDCGICIQVCPVEGAIVPEERPDLQKTPS, from the coding sequence ATGCCACATACAATTGTTACCGAGGTCTGTGAAGGCGTCGCTGATTGCGTAGACGCCTGTCCAGTTGCATGTATTCATCCTGGCCCGGGCAAAAATGTCAAAGGAACCGATTGGTACTGGATTGACTTTGCCACCTGCATTGACTGTGGCATATGCATCCAGGTTTGCCCAGTAGAAGGGGCGATCGTCCCAGAAGAAAGACCAGATTTGCAAAAAACGCCATCATAG
- a CDS encoding glycerol-3-phosphate acyltransferase — protein sequence MLELWGVLIILIVCPLLGALPLIAWITQALKGRQLAEIGTGNIGVSAAFYHGGTFAGILAVLSEAAKGIAAVLIARAFFPDGSAWELVALIALVMGRYWMGRGAGTTNVVWGFMVHDPLAAGFVFLVASISFTIFRDRLLAKYVVLFIFPMILGILHLDNAFLITAAVALAALLGWIYKQMPDDLDLPVQEAQPESQSVLQFLRGDQGILSLDDELDANLVGYKAARLSQIKRWGYPVPKGWVLTPYEDPEALIDFLKPSDLCPLVVRSSAIGEDSEQASGAGQYETVLNVTTKEGLQNAIAQVQASYNQPLAVQYRRDRNVRDTAMAVLVQQQIQSVYSGVAFSRDPMTQEQDAVVIEALPGSAAQVVSGRVTPEQYRAFVVDTENLALIQLEGQGRVPPALIKQVAYLARRLEDRYYGVPQDIEWSYDGQTLWVLQTRPISTLLPIWTRKIAAEVIPGLIRPLTWSINRPLTCGVWGALFALVLGQRSLGLDFNETATLHYSHAYFNATLLGQIFRRMGLPPESLEFLTRGAKLSKPPLNSTLESLPGLLRLLMRELWLERDFKRDYRRLFAPGLSQLSLESAEELEPPGLLTRINYILDLLHRATYYSILAPLSAAVRQAIFKVKDGKLDNSLTPEVAALRSLHDLAAKAKQEFPQFDQDTVFEDMARSESGQEILAEYDKLLQHYGYLSEVGTDIAVPTWKEEPQAVRQLFVQFMQGDEQPFGFASPPSGTKPRRGLVSPRLQTSPEKRKKGLVQGRVDLKGQVTEVYSKLLAHLRWSFVALEQVWLKDGLLKEVGDIFFLEFEEVRRLVEGTEPELIEQLPDIVRLRRSLLAEHSQLNPVPLLVYGNTPPALPARITPLSPDHVLQGIPASPGQAAGRVKVMRNLQAIPEIDRETILVVPYTDSGWAPMLVRAGGLISEAGGRLSHGAILAREYGIPAVMDVHNATWILQDGQKVRIDGTRGIVEISNDLRPE from the coding sequence ATGCTTGAACTCTGGGGTGTCTTAATTATTTTGATTGTCTGCCCGTTGTTGGGTGCATTACCGTTAATTGCCTGGATTACTCAAGCTCTCAAGGGGCGGCAATTAGCGGAAATTGGTACTGGCAACATTGGAGTATCAGCCGCTTTCTATCATGGCGGTACATTTGCAGGAATTTTGGCGGTATTATCGGAGGCTGCAAAGGGAATTGCCGCAGTCCTGATTGCTCGTGCTTTCTTTCCAGATGGTTCAGCTTGGGAATTGGTAGCCCTGATTGCTCTAGTCATGGGCAGATACTGGATGGGTAGAGGAGCAGGCACTACGAACGTTGTTTGGGGATTTATGGTACACGATCCCCTTGCAGCTGGATTTGTATTTTTAGTCGCCAGTATTAGTTTTACGATTTTTCGCGATCGCCTGTTGGCAAAATATGTAGTTTTGTTTATATTTCCGATGATTTTGGGGATTTTGCACCTAGACAATGCATTTTTAATCACTGCTGCTGTGGCACTTGCGGCATTATTGGGTTGGATTTACAAACAAATGCCTGATGATTTGGATCTCCCAGTCCAAGAGGCGCAACCAGAGTCACAATCAGTATTGCAATTTTTGCGGGGCGATCAAGGAATTCTTTCTCTGGATGACGAATTAGATGCTAATTTAGTCGGATACAAAGCAGCCAGATTATCTCAAATTAAGCGATGGGGTTATCCAGTCCCTAAGGGATGGGTACTTACTCCCTATGAAGATCCCGAAGCATTAATTGACTTTCTCAAACCATCAGATTTATGTCCTTTAGTAGTGCGTTCTTCCGCCATCGGTGAAGACTCAGAACAAGCTTCCGGGGCTGGACAGTACGAAACAGTTTTAAATGTCACCACCAAAGAAGGTTTGCAAAACGCGATCGCCCAAGTTCAGGCTTCCTATAATCAGCCCCTAGCAGTGCAGTACCGCCGCGATCGCAACGTCAGAGACACAGCAATGGCGGTGCTGGTTCAACAACAAATTCAAAGCGTTTATTCTGGCGTGGCGTTCAGCCGCGATCCCATGACTCAAGAACAAGATGCAGTAGTCATTGAGGCTTTGCCAGGAAGCGCTGCTCAAGTTGTTTCTGGACGCGTCACACCAGAACAATATCGCGCTTTTGTCGTCGATACAGAAAATTTAGCGCTGATTCAACTAGAGGGTCAAGGACGGGTACCACCAGCATTAATCAAACAAGTAGCATACTTAGCTCGACGTTTAGAAGACCGTTACTACGGTGTTCCCCAAGATATCGAGTGGAGTTACGATGGACAAACACTTTGGGTACTGCAAACCCGCCCAATTAGTACCCTGCTACCGATCTGGACACGCAAAATAGCCGCAGAAGTGATTCCCGGCCTAATTCGCCCCTTAACTTGGTCAATTAATCGTCCCTTAACCTGTGGTGTGTGGGGAGCGCTTTTTGCTCTGGTGCTAGGTCAACGCTCCTTAGGATTAGATTTTAATGAAACGGCGACACTGCATTATTCTCATGCCTATTTTAATGCTACTCTCTTAGGACAAATTTTCCGCCGCATGGGATTACCACCAGAAAGTCTGGAGTTTTTAACTAGGGGAGCGAAATTGAGCAAGCCCCCGTTGAATTCCACATTGGAGAGTTTACCAGGACTGCTGCGGTTGCTAATGCGGGAGTTATGGTTAGAGAGAGATTTTAAGCGAGATTACCGCAGACTTTTTGCGCCTGGCTTATCTCAGTTGTCTTTAGAATCAGCGGAAGAATTGGAACCGCCAGGGCTGTTGACGAGAATTAACTACATTCTAGATTTACTGCACCGTGCCACTTATTACAGTATTTTGGCTCCATTGAGTGCGGCGGTGCGTCAAGCAATATTTAAAGTTAAAGACGGGAAACTTGATAACAGTCTCACACCAGAAGTTGCAGCATTGCGATCGCTCCACGATTTAGCCGCCAAAGCCAAACAGGAATTCCCGCAGTTTGATCAGGATACGGTGTTTGAGGACATGGCACGTTCTGAATCAGGGCAAGAAATTCTGGCCGAGTATGACAAGTTACTGCAACATTACGGTTATTTAAGCGAGGTAGGAACTGATATTGCCGTTCCCACTTGGAAGGAAGAACCCCAAGCGGTAAGGCAGTTGTTTGTGCAGTTCATGCAGGGAGATGAACAGCCCTTCGGGTTCGCCAGTCCCCCATCTGGCACCAAGCCAAGACGGGGGCTGGTCTCACCAAGACTGCAAACAAGTCCAGAAAAGAGAAAAAAAGGTTTGGTGCAAGGACGTGTGGATCTCAAAGGGCAAGTTACGGAGGTTTATTCTAAGTTATTAGCACACTTGCGTTGGTCATTTGTGGCACTGGAACAAGTTTGGTTAAAAGATGGCTTACTCAAAGAAGTTGGAGATATCTTTTTTCTGGAATTTGAGGAAGTGCGACGCCTGGTTGAGGGAACAGAACCGGAGTTGATCGAGCAGTTACCAGATATCGTGAGATTAAGGCGATCGCTACTTGCAGAACACAGTCAGCTCAATCCAGTACCGCTTTTAGTTTACGGTAACACTCCCCCCGCCTTACCTGCTCGAATAACTCCTCTCTCTCCCGATCACGTATTGCAGGGCATTCCCGCCAGTCCCGGACAAGCCGCAGGCAGAGTGAAGGTGATGCGAAATTTACAAGCAATACCAGAGATTGACAGAGAGACAATCTTAGTAGTGCCTTATACAGATTCTGGTTGGGCACCCATGTTGGTTAGAGCCGGAGGATTGATTTCTGAAGCTGGTGGTAGGCTTTCTCACGGAGCGATCTTAGCTCGCGAATACGGTATACCTGCGGTTATGGATGTACATAATGCGACTTGGATTTTACAAGATGGTCAGAAAGTACGGATTGATGGAACTAGGGGTATTGTGGAAATATCTAACGACCTAAGACCCGAATGA
- a CDS encoding SGNH/GDSL hydrolase family protein: protein MKEILVIILAVVVSLFVVIEIGLRSLFGFGNPLIYIADEQIGYLLAPNQRTRRYGNRIEINQYSMRGEAIQQTTSSSTLRVLLLGDSIANGGWWTDQDRTISSLMQRSLASANISNYQQIEVLNASANSWGPRNELAYLQRFGNFNAQAVVLLINTDDLFATAPTSLPVGRDRNYPDRKPPLALVEVFQRYVKKPKPIPEMQAVQKEGGDRVDVNLEAISKIQTFAHQNNSQFLLVMTPLAREIGSPGPRDYEIKARQRLTEFTKANQITYIDFLPLFNATKNPKTLYQDHIHLNLQGNQLVSEAIDQKLVELLDK, encoded by the coding sequence GTGAAAGAAATACTGGTAATAATTTTAGCGGTAGTTGTTAGCTTGTTTGTGGTGATTGAAATTGGACTGCGATCGCTTTTTGGTTTTGGTAATCCCTTAATTTATATTGCTGATGAGCAAATTGGCTATTTGTTAGCTCCCAACCAGCGCACCCGTCGCTATGGCAATCGCATTGAGATTAATCAGTATTCTATGCGAGGTGAAGCAATACAGCAGACAACTTCATCTTCTACCCTGCGGGTGTTGCTGTTGGGAGACTCAATTGCTAACGGTGGCTGGTGGACAGACCAAGATCGTACAATTTCTAGTCTCATGCAGCGCTCGTTAGCATCGGCAAATATTAGTAATTATCAGCAAATAGAAGTGCTAAATGCTTCAGCTAACTCTTGGGGGCCAAGAAATGAATTAGCTTATTTACAAAGATTTGGCAATTTTAACGCCCAAGCAGTGGTGTTGCTAATTAATACAGATGACTTATTTGCTACTGCTCCCACATCTTTACCAGTGGGACGCGATCGCAACTATCCAGACCGAAAACCACCTTTAGCATTGGTAGAAGTGTTTCAGCGTTATGTCAAAAAGCCGAAACCGATACCAGAAATGCAAGCAGTACAAAAAGAAGGTGGCGATCGCGTGGATGTAAATTTAGAAGCAATTAGTAAAATTCAAACATTCGCGCATCAAAATAACAGCCAATTTCTACTGGTCATGACTCCCTTAGCGCGTGAAATTGGTTCACCAGGCCCTCGCGACTATGAAATTAAAGCACGTCAGCGCCTGACTGAATTCACCAAAGCGAATCAAATTACTTATATAGATTTTCTGCCGCTATTTAACGCCACCAAAAACCCAAAAACCTTATACCAAGACCACATCCACCTCAACTTGCAAGGAAATCAACTAGTGAGTGAGGCGATCGACCAAAAGTTGGTAGAGTTATTGGATAAATAA
- a CDS encoding S41 family peptidase, with amino-acid sequence MTTLITNQLKKLSMSHVRLLDPVEGEKLFRLIEQKPSSTDKIAPAVSAQMKGEVGILRVKSFLIPQITRVAVEQAKAQLSNAKVILLDLRGNGGGAGSSISYLIEDLIGPDKVLWTDRTRDGLAIKQPYIFQGYFDDAINAQAEAEIKLSNEKPYTQWRTRSQAKKDPRPHFVLVDDRCGSSCDLFAAAAQEYGVKLLGVRTMGALYGGEAFKLRWQGFALIAPTIQVASPKGNTIEGVGVQPDIEIPECKSSGKNCLEKAIEVVAADAT; translated from the coding sequence TTGACTACACTCATCACCAACCAACTGAAGAAGCTTTCAATGTCTCATGTGAGGCTTTTAGATCCGGTTGAGGGCGAAAAATTGTTCCGTTTGATTGAACAAAAACCTTCATCAACTGACAAAATCGCCCCTGCTGTTTCAGCCCAAATGAAGGGTGAAGTCGGAATTCTTCGGGTAAAAAGCTTCCTTATTCCCCAAATTACTAGGGTTGCAGTTGAGCAAGCCAAAGCCCAACTTTCCAATGCAAAAGTGATTCTCCTCGATCTGCGTGGAAATGGTGGTGGGGCTGGATCTAGCATTAGCTACCTAATTGAAGACCTCATTGGCCCTGACAAAGTACTTTGGACAGATAGAACTCGCGATGGTCTGGCAATAAAGCAGCCATACATTTTTCAAGGGTATTTTGATGATGCGATCAATGCTCAAGCTGAGGCAGAAATTAAACTATCGAACGAAAAGCCCTATACCCAGTGGCGAACTCGATCGCAAGCTAAGAAAGATCCACGACCTCATTTTGTCTTGGTTGACGATCGCTGCGGATCGTCCTGTGATTTATTTGCAGCAGCAGCTCAAGAATATGGAGTCAAACTACTAGGTGTTCGCACGATGGGGGCATTGTATGGGGGCGAAGCTTTTAAGCTGAGATGGCAGGGTTTCGCCCTAATTGCTCCGACTATTCAAGTAGCTTCACCCAAAGGCAATACCATTGAGGGTGTTGGAGTTCAGCCAGACATTGAGATCCCTGAATGTAAAAGTAGTGGTAAAAATTGTCTGGAAAAGGCAATTGAAGTTGTTGCAGCCGATGCAACATAA
- a CDS encoding AraC family transcriptional regulator: MSSQPAIHPSNIMKGEWVLSSQTLHAGGLIVEHQIEPPAEAEAPGGLTHHLLALQLSDGTRQVSRIDGREYDGPLLQGEMLLIPAEVPLFGAWETTDESLIFIIDPTFIRRIALETNCLNPDQIELISVLKTHDPQIASIALSMQNEMQQKRWGSRLYLDSLANILAIHLLRNYISRPGKFREYTGGLTYFKLRQVLDYISVHLEQDIKLTDLAEIADISQCYFALLFKQSMGVTPWQYVMQQRIERAKDLLKQRDRSIANIAFLCGFSSQSHFTQQFRKLTGVTPKKYRDISLHP, translated from the coding sequence ATGTCTTCCCAGCCAGCTATCCATCCATCGAACATTATGAAGGGTGAGTGGGTGCTATCCAGTCAAACTCTCCATGCAGGTGGACTGATAGTTGAGCACCAAATTGAACCACCAGCCGAAGCTGAAGCACCTGGCGGACTTACCCATCATTTATTAGCGTTGCAACTGAGTGATGGTACACGCCAAGTTTCTCGAATTGATGGGCGCGAGTATGATGGGCCTTTGCTACAAGGGGAAATGCTTCTCATTCCGGCTGAAGTTCCTTTATTTGGTGCGTGGGAAACAACCGATGAAAGTTTGATTTTTATCATCGACCCCACATTTATACGCCGGATCGCCTTGGAAACAAACTGCCTCAATCCCGATCAAATTGAACTTATTAGCGTTCTGAAAACACATGACCCACAGATTGCATCCATTGCACTGTCCATGCAAAACGAAATGCAGCAGAAAAGATGGGGTAGTAGACTGTATTTAGACTCATTAGCCAACATTTTGGCGATTCATCTGCTTAGAAACTATATCTCGCGTCCTGGCAAGTTTCGAGAGTACACGGGAGGACTCACTTACTTCAAACTGCGACAGGTGTTGGACTATATCAGTGTTCACCTTGAACAGGATATTAAGCTAACCGATTTAGCTGAAATTGCAGATATAAGCCAGTGTTACTTTGCCCTCCTGTTTAAACAATCAATGGGGGTTACTCCGTGGCAGTATGTAATGCAGCAGCGCATTGAACGCGCAAAGGATTTGTTAAAACAACGCGATCGCTCGATCGCCAATATTGCCTTCCTGTGTGGATTCAGCAGCCAGAGTCATTTCACCCAGCAGTTTCGGAAGCTTACAGGTGTCACACCCAAGAAGTATCGAGATATTAGCCTGCACCCCTAA
- a CDS encoding DUF433 domain-containing protein: MSDLLKRITVNPKQCGGRPCIRGMRIRVSDVLDLFAAGLSAEQILEEMPNLEADDLKAALLYASRKLKHPVLVA; the protein is encoded by the coding sequence ATGTCAGACTTACTAAAAAGAATTACAGTTAATCCCAAACAGTGTGGTGGTCGTCCCTGTATTCGAGGTATGAGAATTCGGGTATCAGATGTGCTGGACTTGTTTGCGGCTGGACTGAGTGCTGAACAGATCCTGGAAGAAATGCCCAATCTTGAGGCGGATGATCTGAAAGCAGCACTTCTGTACGCTTCACGTAAGCTCAAGCATCCAGTTTTGGTTGCATGA